CATGTGTATCAATCTTTGGTTCTGCTAGGACAAAAACAGACCACCCTTATTATAAATTAGCAGAAGAAGTTGCTTTTCAATTAACTCAAAACGGATTTGGAGTAATTACTGGTGGAGGTCCTGGTATCATGGAAGCCGGTAATAAAGGTGCTCATAGAGGAAAAGGTACTTCTGTAGGTTTAAACATTGAATTACCATTTGAACAACATGACAATCCATGGATTGACCATGATAAAAACTTAGAATTTGATTATTTCTTTGTTCGTAAAGTAATGTTTGTAAAATACTCTCAAGGTTTTGTAGTAATGCCAGGTGGTTTTGGAACTTTAGATGAACTTTTTGAGGCAATTACTTTAATTCAAACTAATAAAATTGGACGATTCCCTATTGTTTTAGTTGGAAAGAAATTTTGGAGTGGCCTATTAGATTGGATTAAAAACACCCTTTTAGAAGAAGGAAATATCAGTGAAAAAGATTTAAATTTGTTTAGAGTGGTGGATACGGCAGAAGAAGCGGTAGAGCATTTTAATAAATTCTATGCTAAATATCAATTGAAACCAAACTTCTAAATCATTATATTTAAAGCTCGTTAACGTTAACGAGCTTTTTTATTTTATACTTTGAAGTTAAACAAACCTCTTTTAATACTCTACTTATCTTGCTTGTGCTGTTTACAATTAATAGCACAAACGAATGTTATTGAAATAAAGGCCCGATTGAATGATGACCAACAAACGCTTTTTATTCAACAAAACACTTTATTTTACAACAACTCAAAAGATACACTTACCAGTGTTTTTCTACATAACTGGGCAAATAGTTTTAAAAATAATGACACCCCACTTGGTAAAAGATTTATGGAAGACTATAAGAAAAACTTCTATTTTTCTAAAGATAAAGACAAGGGGTACACAAAAATTAACAACCTAAGCGTTAATTTCGAACCAACAGCTTTTAAGAATGTTAGAAACAAACCGGACATTTTAGAAGTTCTTTTAAACCAAAAATTACTACCAAAAGATAGTATTAACATTACAACTACCTATAAAGTTAAAATTCCAAATGCAAGGTTTACTAGTTATGGTAAAACCAAAAATGGATATCATTTACGATTTTGGCATTTGATTCCTGCAGTATATGACGGCCAATGGAATATCATGAGTAATCTTAATATGGATGATTTGTTTCAAGAACCAACAAATTATAAAATCAAAATAGACTTACCCAAAAAGTTTGAACTTGAAAGTAATTTATACCAGTACAAAACTCCAAAAGACACTATTAATGAATATTATTTAATTGGGAATAAAAAGAAAGATATAATCCTTAATATCAATACACCTTCTAAATTCTATTCATTCAAAGCACATCAAAAAGAGATTAAAACAGATGCATTTAACGGTAAACTAACTAAAAATGAAATCTCTGATATAATTGACCGACAGCTAAAGTTTATTGAAAACTATCTGGGAAAAAATCCTCATAATGAATTTTTTTTAGACTCCAGAACTGTTAATAAAAACTCTTTAAGAGAAATTTATGGTTTACCTAGTTGGCTTAAACCTTTCCCAAAAACTTTTCGATGGGAAGTACGCTTTTTTAAAGCGCTCACAAAGAAATATATCGATGACGCTTTAAACTTTAATAGAAGGAAAGACTATTGGTTTGCAGATGGACTCGAAACTTTTTTAATGATGGAGTATATGAAAACCTATTATCCAGATATTACAATACTGGGTAAATACTCCAAATACTGGCCCATAAGCACCTATAACTTAGCCAAACTAAAACAAAACGATAAATACCCTTTTATTTACCAATTTAGTGCAAGAAAATTCTTTGATCAGGCATTAACAACAAGGGCCGATTCTTTGTCCAATTTTAATAGAAAAGTAGTAAGTAAATACAAAGCTGGTCTAGGATTTAAATACTTACAAGGTTTTATTGGTGATAGTATTTTAAAATCCTCTCTTCAGGAGTTTTATAAAAAACAAAGTTTTCGTACAACCTATAGTCAGGTATTCAATGAAATACTACAAAAAAACACTTCTGAAAACTTAGATTGGTTCTTTAATGATTACCTGAAAACAAGTAAAAAAATTGATTACACCATTAAAAAGGTAAAGTTTACAAAAAATAGAGATTCTATATTAGTAACAATTAAAAATAAAAGAAATGTAACTGCACCAGTAGCTTTATACGGAATCCAAGATAAAAAAATTGCTACTAAAACATGGATTTCAGGAATTGATTCTACAAAGACTGTAAAGCTTAAACTTGGTAATTATAACAAGTTGGCCTTAAACTATGAACAAATATATCCTGAACATAATTTTTTAGACAACTTTAGAAACGTTAATAATAGTCTTATTAACAAACCTTTACAGCTGCGTTTTTTTAAAGATGTGGAGAACCCGTACTATAACCAAATTTTCTATTTCCCAGATTTTAAATACAACCTATACGACGGAGTTATTTTGGGTATTAACTTTAACAACCAACATATTATAGAACGTAATTTTGAATTCAGATTAACTCCAACTTATAGTACCAGAAGTCAAAACTTTACAGGTTCCTATCTTTTTGCATACAATCACTTTCTCGAAGACTCTAAAATTTATAAAATACGATATGGAGTTAGTGGTAGTAATTTTCATTATGCTCCAGAACTAGGTTATAATACCTTCTACCCATTTTTTACACTTCAATTTAGAAGAAATACTTTAAGAGATGTAGGTTCTCAATTCATTTTAGGTAGATTGATTTATGTTAATAAAGATGTTGCTATCAATACCCCAAAAACAGATAGAGACAATTACAAAGTTTTAAACTTAAGATACATTTATAGTAAACCAAATGTTATTCACAGGCTTCAATATGCAATCAATGCAGAATATTCAGAAAACTTCTCAAAAATCTCTACAGATATTCGTTATAGAAAATTCTTTGATGTAAATAAAAGTTTTGACATTCGTTTCTTCGGAGGTGTATTTACCCACAATAATACAGAAGGAAACTACTTTAGCTTTGGTTTAAATCGAGGTACGGATTATTTGTTTGAACAAAACTTATTTGGAAGATCAGAAAACTCAGGTTTTTTTAGTCAGCAATTTGTTATTGCCGATGGTGGATTCAAATCCAACTTCGATCAACCCTATTTTGCCAATCAATTTATTGGTTCTGTAAATACTAGTGTAAGTATATGGCGATGGGCTGAGGTATATAACGATTTTGCTGTTTTAAAAAATAGAGGAGCCAACCCAAAGTTCTTTTATGAAAACGGAATTCGTTTAAATTTTATTCCAAATATTTTTGAATTTTACTTCCCAATATATACAAATCAAGGTTTTGAGGTTACTAAAGAAGCTTATCCTACAAAAATCAAATTTATAATTACCACAAACTTAGACCAGATTTATAATTTTTTCAGAAGAGGAATATTATAAAACATTCAATAAAAAGTCTTTTTTTTCTTTTTTTTTGAATTATTCTCAGTAAAAATTAAAATTTTTAAATATCAATTAAAAAAACTATCTTTGTAAGCGTATCAAAATTAGAAGATTATGACGCAGAATACCGAACTAGCTAACACTCAACAACTTTCTTTCGAAGATTTTAAAAATGAAGTTTTAAATGATTACAGAATTGCACGTATAAGTCGTGAATGTAGTTTATTAGGACGTAGAGAAGTATTAACAGGAAAAGCGAAATTCGGAATTTTTGGTGATGGTAAAGAAGTACCTCAACTTGCCATGGCCAAAGCATTTCAAAATGGAGATTTCAGATCAGGTTACTACCGTGACCAAACATTTATGATGGCTATTGGAGAATTAAATCCTCAACAGTTTTTTGCTGGATTATATGCTCATACCGATATTGCCATAGAGCCTATGTCTGCAGGACGTCAAATGGGAGGTCATTTTGCTACACATTCTTTAGATGAAAATGGAGAATGGAAAAATTTAACTGCTCAAAAAAATTCATCGGCTGATATTTCACCTACTGCTGGGCAAATGCCACGTTTATTAGGATTAGCTCAAGCTTCGAAGATATATAGAAACGTAGAAGGGTTAGAAAACCACACTAATTTTTCTAACAAAGGAAATGAAGTTGCTTGGGGAACAATTGGTAATGCCAGTACCAGTGAAGGGTTGTTTTTTGAAACAATTAATGCAGCAGGAGTTTTACAAGTACCAATGGTAATGAGTGTTTGGGATGACGAATATGGTATTTCAGTTCACGCTCGTCATCAAACAACCAAAGAAAACATTTCAGAAATATTAAAAGGATTCCAAAGAGATAATGAAAATAACGGATACGAAATTTTTGTTGTAAACGGATGGAATTATGTAGAGTTAATTGACACGTACAATAAAGCAGCTAAAATTGCTCGAGAAGAGCACGTACCTGTTTTAATTCATGTAAAAGAGTTAACGCAACCACAAGGACACTCAACTTCTGGTTCTCATGAACGTTATAAGTCTAAAGAACGTTTAGAATGGGAACAGGATTTTGATTGTATTGCTCAAATGAGAAAATGGATTTTAGAGTTTGAATTAGAAGATGAAAATGGAGCAACTTTAAAATTTATTGATACTGAAGAAGATTTAATTGCTATTGAAAAAGAAGCAAAAAAAGAAGTAAGTAAAGCAAAACGTGCTGCTTGGAGTTCTTTTACAAACGAGATAAAATCGGAAGTAGCTACAGCTCTTGATTTACTGGACAGGGTAGCTCAAAAAAGTAGTAATCGTACTTTTATAAGTAAATATAAAAGCGATTTAGCAGCTATTGACGAACCTATTAGAAAAGACATTTTAGTAGCTGCTAGAAAAAGTTTACGTCATTTAAAAGACGAAAGTTTTGCTGAAAAAATAGAATTACAAAATTTCATAAAAAATGCCATCGATGCTGCTGCAGTAAAATACTCTGCTCATTTACTAAGTGAATCTGAAAAGGCTGCTCAAAATATAGCATCGAATGTACCAACATATGCTTCAGAAAAAAATATGGTAGATGCTCGTGTTATTATGCGAGATAATTTTGAAGCTATCTTTAAAAAACATCCAGATGTACTTGTTTTTGGTGAAGATGCAGGACATATTGGAGACGTAAATCAAGGTCTAGAAGGTTTACAAGAAAAATTTGGTGAATTACGTGTATCGGATACTGGAATACGTGAAGCAACTATATTAGGACAAGGTATTGGTATGGCAATGCGTGGTTTAAGACCAATTGCCGAAATTCAATATTTAGATTATTTATTGTATGCTTTACAAATTATGAGTGATGACCTAGCTACACTTCGTTACCGTACTTTTGGAAAACAAAAAGCACCGCTAATCATACGTACTCGTGGACATCGCTTAGAAGGTATTTGGCACTCAGGATCTCCAATGGGCGGAATCATCAACAACATTCGAGGTATTCATGTATTAGTACCTAGAAATATGACAAAAGCAGCTGGTTTCTATAACACTATGTTAGAAAGTGATGATCCTGCTTTAATTGTAGAATGTTTAAACGGATACCGCTTAAAAGAGGAATTACCAACCAATTTAGGTGAGTTTAAAACTCCTATTGGTGTTGTTGAAACAATTAAAGAAGGAACAGATATTACCATTGTTTCTTACGGATCTACATTAAGAATCGTTGAAGAAGCTGCTAGAGATTTAGCTCAAGTAGGCATTGATATTGAAATCGTTGATGCACAAAGTTTATTACCTTTTGATATCAATCATGACACTGTAAAATCGGTAGCTAAAACAAATCGTTTATTAGTGGTTGATGAAGATGTACCTGGGGGAGCTTCAGCATACTTATTACAAGAAATTGTTGAAAACCAAAATGGATATCGTCACCTAGATAGTAAACCACAAACATTAAGTGCGAAAGCACATAGACCTGCTTATGGTACTGATGGTGATTATTTCTCTAAACCGTCTGCCGAAGATATTTTTGAAAAAGTTTATGAGATAATGCATGAAGCAAATCCTCAAAAATTCAAAAGTTTATATTAACAAAATAAAAAAAGCGACTTTGTTTAAAGTCGCTTTTTTTATTCTTTAGGTTAGTTTAAGTCTATTTAGAATCTTCATTCTCTGCCTTAGCTTCCTGAAGATCTACAAGAGTATTCTTAGATTTATAATCCTCTATTTTTGATTTTATCTTTTCGATAAATACAGAAGAAGATAAGTCTGAATTATCTATAATTTCTTGTAATGCCTCTATTCTTTCTGTAATTGTAGGTGCTTGATTTGCTAAAAAGGCATATTTAGCAGTAGCAATATCGACTGTGTTATTTGAAATATTGGAAGATTTTATCCATCCTTCTTCAATATATTCTCCATCAGTTCTTTTTCCTTTTACTTTAATCCACTCTCCTTGATTTTCTAGTGTTCCAATAATATCCATAACACTATATTTTTTGTCGGTCTTGGTAAGTAAATCAGGTCTCTTGTAAACGGTAGCATCTTCTAGGAAAGTCCCTACTTCACCATTAACAGCTAAAAAGCTAGCTCTCGTCCATCCTTCTTTACCATCTGTCAACTTTACTTTATAGTAAAGTTTTTTAGTTTTATCATCTGTAGTTTCTTCCCCTAATAAAGTAATTTTCTCTCCTAAACTCATAGAAGTTACCCATTTTCCTTTCGCATCAGGAGTTTCTCTAATAGATAATTTTTCTAACAAACAAATAGCAGAATTAGTTTCTTTGGTTTCTTTTTCTTGCAATTCAACTTTACTCTCGTTCGCAATGTTTTCTTTAATTTCATTTGATTTTCCGTTTTCTTTACAACTTGTCAAGAAAACTGACACTAACATAATAGCAATAAATATTCTTTTCATTTTAATTAAATTTTCAACAAATATAATTTTTTGAAAGAAGAATAACATGTTTATTTGAATTCTTAGCTAAAAACTCTTTATAAATATTCAAGCTATTAATTTCCTAATTCCAGTTGATTTTTTACTAGGTGATAATATTCTCCTTTACGATCTGTCAATTCCTTATGATTTCCAGACTCTACAATCTTTCCTCTTTTCAATACAATAATATTATCTGCATTTTTCACGGTTGAAAGTCGATGTGCTATGATAACTACAGTTTTACCCACAAAAAATTCTTGAAGATTATTGTGAATCAGTTTTTCATTTTCTGCATCCAATGCACTGGTAGCTTCATCTAAGAATATAAAATCAGGGTTTTTATAAATAGCTCTGGCAATCAATATTCGTTGCTTTTGTCCTCCACTTAGTTGCAGTCCAGAGTTACCTATTTTAGTATTGAATCTCATTGGTAAATGATTAATAAAATCGTTTGCACATGCAATATCACATACTTTCACCAATCTTTCATAGTCAATATTTGCATCAGAGAACGTTATATTTTCTGCAATGGTTCCGCTAAAAATATTTCCATCTTGCAGTACAATTCCACATTGCGATCTCCAGCTTGACGGTAATACATTATTCATATCTATGCCATCTACCGTAATTGCTTTAGGTTTGGTACTGTAAAAAGACAATAACAATTTTAACAACGTAGTTTTTCCACTACCACTCGCTCCTACAATTGCCGTTACTGTATTTTTCTTAATATTAAAACTAATATCATCAAGAATAGTAGGGCTAAATTTACCTGGATATTTAAACGATAAATTATCAACTACTATATCTGAAACTTCTCTCTTAGAAAAATCAATGTTTTTATTTTCATTCTCTTCCTTAGTTGCATAAATATCATTAACCCTATCATTAGATAATTTTGCGTCTTGTGTATCCTTAATAAAGGTGACTAAATTATTCATTGGACCAGTTAATTGACCAATTACATATGAAATACTTATCAAAGCACCCAATGTAATTTCACCCTCAATGATAAAATAAGCACAAATTCCTATGGCAATAATCTCCTTAATTTTGGTCAAAATATTTACTCCTACAAATTGATATGTATTGAGATACAACGAACGTAACTCTATATCATTCAATTTTTTTTGGATACCCGATATTTTATTAACAATATTGTCTTGAGCATTATTAACTTTAATCTCCGGCATATTCATAATAAATTCATAAATATGATTACTATTCTCTGAACTTTTCAAGAACATTGCATATTCTAAGATTGCCCTTCTTTTTAAAAATAGGAAAACCCATATAAAAGAAATGATACTCAAAGTAAAATAAGATATGAAAACCGTTGTATTATAATACAAAAGAATACTTCCAAAAATCAAAATATTTAAAATACTAATAACCAATTCTGGTCCTTTCCATGTCATATACGTTTGTATCTTATTCTGATCGTTAATTCTTTGAAGAGTTTCCGTATTTAATCGCGTATCAAAATATCTGACAGGTAGTTTGATTAATTTAAAGAGTAGATTTTCCTTTAAGTTAACACTCAAAGAAAAATTAAATTTCGTTAAGATGAGCCTGCTAAAAAATTCAGAAATAAAATAGGATAAAAACAATACTGCCTGAGACATAAGGAAAAAGTATACCATATTCATGCTCTTCGACATTACTCCTTCATCTATAATTTTTTGAAATAGAAATGGGATGGTCCAATTTGCTACCAAACTTATGACTAATAAGGTGAAGGCCAAGAGATACTTTACCTTATTTTTAATCAAAAACTTTTTGATATAATTGACAATAGGACTTGACAGTGGCTTTATAACCCCTTCATTATTTTTGAATTGAACTTTTTCAAAATCTTCATTGGGCTGTAATACAATTGCAATACCTTTTTCGTTGATACCTTTCCATTCATTTTCGAAAGTCTCTTTATCTAATTTCACTTTTCCATATGCTGGATCAGCTAAGTGAAACGTCAAATTTTCCCCTTTCTTATTTGCTTTATCATACACTAAAAAATGTTCTTGTTTCCAGTATAAAATAGTAGGATATGGAATGGTAATCAATTCCTCAGAACTCACTTTTATTACCGTAGGAGATAATCCAATCTTTTTTGCAGCATCTACAATATCATTAATAGAAACACCATTTCTTGTAAATTCAAAGTGTTTCTTTAACCCATTCAATGTTGCCTTTTTACCAAAATAGTTCACAATCATACATAAACATGCGGCTGCACAATCTGTACTAGTTAATTGGTAAACAAAAGGAAGTTTTTTACTCCTATTATACGGCAGCTTCAAGTATGTCTCTAACCTTAGCATAAATTACTTTATCTTTTTGAACATCATCAAATGAATACAC
The sequence above is a segment of the Tenacibaculum sp. 190130A14a genome. Coding sequences within it:
- a CDS encoding SH3 domain-containing protein; protein product: MKRIFIAIMLVSVFLTSCKENGKSNEIKENIANESKVELQEKETKETNSAICLLEKLSIRETPDAKGKWVTSMSLGEKITLLGEETTDDKTKKLYYKVKLTDGKEGWTRASFLAVNGEVGTFLEDATVYKRPDLLTKTDKKYSVMDIIGTLENQGEWIKVKGKRTDGEYIEEGWIKSSNISNNTVDIATAKYAFLANQAPTITERIEALQEIIDNSDLSSSVFIEKIKSKIEDYKSKNTLVDLQEAKAENEDSK
- a CDS encoding peptidase domain-containing ABC transporter; translated protein: MLRLETYLKLPYNRSKKLPFVYQLTSTDCAAACLCMIVNYFGKKATLNGLKKHFEFTRNGVSINDIVDAAKKIGLSPTVIKVSSEELITIPYPTILYWKQEHFLVYDKANKKGENLTFHLADPAYGKVKLDKETFENEWKGINEKGIAIVLQPNEDFEKVQFKNNEGVIKPLSSPIVNYIKKFLIKNKVKYLLAFTLLVISLVANWTIPFLFQKIIDEGVMSKSMNMVYFFLMSQAVLFLSYFISEFFSRLILTKFNFSLSVNLKENLLFKLIKLPVRYFDTRLNTETLQRINDQNKIQTYMTWKGPELVISILNILIFGSILLYYNTTVFISYFTLSIISFIWVFLFLKRRAILEYAMFLKSSENSNHIYEFIMNMPEIKVNNAQDNIVNKISGIQKKLNDIELRSLYLNTYQFVGVNILTKIKEIIAIGICAYFIIEGEITLGALISISYVIGQLTGPMNNLVTFIKDTQDAKLSNDRVNDIYATKEENENKNIDFSKREVSDIVVDNLSFKYPGKFSPTILDDISFNIKKNTVTAIVGASGSGKTTLLKLLLSFYSTKPKAITVDGIDMNNVLPSSWRSQCGIVLQDGNIFSGTIAENITFSDANIDYERLVKVCDIACANDFINHLPMRFNTKIGNSGLQLSGGQKQRILIARAIYKNPDFIFLDEATSALDAENEKLIHNNLQEFFVGKTVVIIAHRLSTVKNADNIIVLKRGKIVESGNHKELTDRKGEYYHLVKNQLELGN
- a CDS encoding aminopeptidase, whose protein sequence is MCCLQLIAQTNVIEIKARLNDDQQTLFIQQNTLFYNNSKDTLTSVFLHNWANSFKNNDTPLGKRFMEDYKKNFYFSKDKDKGYTKINNLSVNFEPTAFKNVRNKPDILEVLLNQKLLPKDSINITTTYKVKIPNARFTSYGKTKNGYHLRFWHLIPAVYDGQWNIMSNLNMDDLFQEPTNYKIKIDLPKKFELESNLYQYKTPKDTINEYYLIGNKKKDIILNINTPSKFYSFKAHQKEIKTDAFNGKLTKNEISDIIDRQLKFIENYLGKNPHNEFFLDSRTVNKNSLREIYGLPSWLKPFPKTFRWEVRFFKALTKKYIDDALNFNRRKDYWFADGLETFLMMEYMKTYYPDITILGKYSKYWPISTYNLAKLKQNDKYPFIYQFSARKFFDQALTTRADSLSNFNRKVVSKYKAGLGFKYLQGFIGDSILKSSLQEFYKKQSFRTTYSQVFNEILQKNTSENLDWFFNDYLKTSKKIDYTIKKVKFTKNRDSILVTIKNKRNVTAPVALYGIQDKKIATKTWISGIDSTKTVKLKLGNYNKLALNYEQIYPEHNFLDNFRNVNNSLINKPLQLRFFKDVENPYYNQIFYFPDFKYNLYDGVILGINFNNQHIIERNFEFRLTPTYSTRSQNFTGSYLFAYNHFLEDSKIYKIRYGVSGSNFHYAPELGYNTFYPFFTLQFRRNTLRDVGSQFILGRLIYVNKDVAINTPKTDRDNYKVLNLRYIYSKPNVIHRLQYAINAEYSENFSKISTDIRYRKFFDVNKSFDIRFFGGVFTHNNTEGNYFSFGLNRGTDYLFEQNLFGRSENSGFFSQQFVIADGGFKSNFDQPYFANQFIGSVNTSVSIWRWAEVYNDFAVLKNRGANPKFFYENGIRLNFIPNIFEFYFPIYTNQGFEVTKEAYPTKIKFIITTNLDQIYNFFRRGIL
- a CDS encoding TIGR00730 family Rossman fold protein; amino-acid sequence: MSPNDDRKIKEKLQSKTWNEIKTNDSWAIFKIMSEFVEGYEKLSKIGPCVSIFGSARTKTDHPYYKLAEEVAFQLTQNGFGVITGGGPGIMEAGNKGAHRGKGTSVGLNIELPFEQHDNPWIDHDKNLEFDYFFVRKVMFVKYSQGFVVMPGGFGTLDELFEAITLIQTNKIGRFPIVLVGKKFWSGLLDWIKNTLLEEGNISEKDLNLFRVVDTAEEAVEHFNKFYAKYQLKPNF
- a CDS encoding thiamine pyrophosphate-dependent enzyme, translated to MTQNTELANTQQLSFEDFKNEVLNDYRIARISRECSLLGRREVLTGKAKFGIFGDGKEVPQLAMAKAFQNGDFRSGYYRDQTFMMAIGELNPQQFFAGLYAHTDIAIEPMSAGRQMGGHFATHSLDENGEWKNLTAQKNSSADISPTAGQMPRLLGLAQASKIYRNVEGLENHTNFSNKGNEVAWGTIGNASTSEGLFFETINAAGVLQVPMVMSVWDDEYGISVHARHQTTKENISEILKGFQRDNENNGYEIFVVNGWNYVELIDTYNKAAKIAREEHVPVLIHVKELTQPQGHSTSGSHERYKSKERLEWEQDFDCIAQMRKWILEFELEDENGATLKFIDTEEDLIAIEKEAKKEVSKAKRAAWSSFTNEIKSEVATALDLLDRVAQKSSNRTFISKYKSDLAAIDEPIRKDILVAARKSLRHLKDESFAEKIELQNFIKNAIDAAAVKYSAHLLSESEKAAQNIASNVPTYASEKNMVDARVIMRDNFEAIFKKHPDVLVFGEDAGHIGDVNQGLEGLQEKFGELRVSDTGIREATILGQGIGMAMRGLRPIAEIQYLDYLLYALQIMSDDLATLRYRTFGKQKAPLIIRTRGHRLEGIWHSGSPMGGIINNIRGIHVLVPRNMTKAAGFYNTMLESDDPALIVECLNGYRLKEELPTNLGEFKTPIGVVETIKEGTDITIVSYGSTLRIVEEAARDLAQVGIDIEIVDAQSLLPFDINHDTVKSVAKTNRLLVVDEDVPGGASAYLLQEIVENQNGYRHLDSKPQTLSAKAHRPAYGTDGDYFSKPSAEDIFEKVYEIMHEANPQKFKSLY